In Pseudomonas sp. ADAK18, a single window of DNA contains:
- the gyrA gene encoding DNA gyrase subunit A, producing MGELAKEILPVNIEDELKQSYLDYAMSVIVGRALPDARDGLKPVHRRVLFAMSELGNDWNKPYKKSARVVGDVIGKYHPHGDTAVYDTIVRMAQPFSLRYLLVDGQGNFGSVDGDNAAAMRYTEVRMTKLAHELLADLHKETVDWVPNYDGTEMIPAVMPTRIPNLLVNGSSGIAVGMATNIPPHNLGEVIDGCLALIDNPELTVDELMQYIPGPDFPTAAIINGRAGIIEAYRTGRGRIYMRARSMIEDIDKVGGRQQIVITELPYQLNKARLIEKIAELVKEKKLEGITELRDESDKDGMRVVIELRRGEVPEVILNNLYAQTQLQSVFGINVVALIDGRPRILNLKDLLEAFVRHRREVVTRRTVFELRKARERGHILEGQAVALSNIDPVIALIKASPTPSEAKEALIKMPWESSAVVAMVERAGADSCRPETLDPQYGLREGKYFLSPEQAQAILELRLHRLTGLEHEKLLAEYQEILNQIGELIRILNSAVRLMEVIREELEVIRAEYGDVRRTEILDARLDLTLGDMIPEEERVVTISHGGYAKTQPLAAYQAQRRGGKGKSATGVKDEDYIAHLLVANSHTTLLLFSSKGKVYWLKTYEIPEASRAARGRPLVNLLPLGEGEYITTMLPVEEYTEGHYIFMATANGTVKKTPLESFSRQRSVGLIALELDEGDVLISAAITDGEREVMLFSDGGKVTRFKESDVRAMGRTARGVRGMRLPEGQKLISMLIPEEGSQILTASARGYGKRTAISEFPEYKRGGQGVIAMVSNDRNGRLVGAVQVLDGEEIMLISDQGTLVRTRVDEVSSLGRNTQGVTLIKLASDETLVGLERVQEPSEVEGEEFEGEEGIELEGQVIGGADDGIDEQPLDAAADEEEPQE from the coding sequence ATGGGCGAACTGGCCAAAGAAATCCTCCCGGTCAATATCGAAGACGAGCTGAAACAGTCCTACCTCGACTACGCGATGAGCGTAATTGTCGGTCGGGCACTGCCTGATGCGCGCGATGGCTTGAAGCCCGTGCATCGGCGTGTGCTGTTCGCGATGAGCGAGCTGGGTAACGACTGGAACAAGCCGTACAAGAAATCTGCCCGTGTTGTCGGTGACGTGATCGGTAAGTATCACCCTCACGGCGACACTGCGGTGTACGACACCATCGTTCGGATGGCCCAGCCGTTTTCCCTGCGCTACCTGCTGGTAGACGGCCAGGGTAACTTCGGTTCGGTCGACGGCGATAACGCAGCAGCCATGCGATACACCGAAGTGCGCATGACCAAGCTGGCGCACGAGCTGCTGGCTGACCTGCACAAAGAAACCGTGGACTGGGTGCCGAACTACGACGGCACCGAAATGATCCCGGCGGTCATGCCGACCCGTATTCCCAACCTGCTGGTCAACGGCTCCAGCGGTATTGCCGTGGGCATGGCCACCAACATCCCGCCACACAACCTCGGTGAAGTCATCGACGGTTGCCTGGCCCTCATCGACAACCCAGAGTTGACCGTTGATGAGTTAATGCAATACATCCCCGGTCCGGACTTCCCGACCGCCGCGATCATCAACGGTCGCGCCGGTATCATCGAAGCCTACCGCACCGGTCGCGGCCGTATTTACATGCGTGCCCGCTCGATGATCGAAGACATCGACAAGGTCGGTGGTCGTCAGCAGATCGTCATCACCGAACTCCCTTACCAGTTGAACAAGGCGCGTCTGATCGAGAAGATCGCCGAGCTGGTTAAAGAGAAGAAGCTTGAAGGCATCACCGAACTGCGCGATGAGTCTGACAAGGACGGTATGCGCGTCGTGATCGAGCTGCGTCGTGGCGAAGTGCCTGAGGTGATCCTCAACAACCTCTACGCCCAGACCCAGTTGCAAAGCGTGTTTGGTATCAACGTCGTTGCTCTGATCGACGGCCGCCCACGGATCCTGAACCTCAAGGACCTGCTGGAAGCTTTCGTACGTCACCGCCGCGAAGTGGTTACCCGTCGTACTGTGTTCGAACTGCGCAAGGCCCGTGAACGCGGCCATATCCTGGAAGGCCAGGCGGTTGCGCTATCGAACATTGACCCGGTCATTGCTCTGATCAAGGCGTCTCCGACTCCGTCGGAAGCCAAGGAAGCACTGATCAAGATGCCGTGGGAATCCAGCGCCGTAGTGGCGATGGTTGAGCGCGCCGGTGCCGATTCGTGCCGTCCGGAGACCCTGGACCCGCAATACGGTTTGCGTGAAGGCAAGTACTTCCTGTCGCCAGAGCAGGCCCAGGCTATCCTGGAGCTGCGTCTGCACCGCCTGACGGGTCTGGAGCACGAGAAGCTGCTGGCCGAGTACCAGGAGATCCTCAATCAGATCGGCGAGCTGATCCGCATCCTCAACAGCGCTGTGCGCTTGATGGAAGTGATCCGCGAAGAGCTGGAAGTGATCCGCGCCGAATACGGCGACGTGCGTCGCACTGAAATTCTGGATGCCCGTCTCGACCTGACCCTGGGTGACATGATCCCGGAAGAAGAGCGCGTCGTGACCATCTCCCACGGTGGCTATGCCAAGACCCAGCCATTGGCTGCGTACCAGGCCCAGCGTCGTGGCGGTAAAGGTAAATCGGCTACCGGCGTCAAGGATGAGGACTACATCGCTCACCTGCTGGTTGCCAACAGTCACACCACGCTGCTGCTGTTCTCCAGCAAGGGCAAGGTGTACTGGCTGAAAACCTACGAAATCCCGGAAGCATCCCGTGCGGCCCGTGGTCGTCCGTTGGTCAACCTGCTGCCGCTGGGTGAGGGTGAGTACATCACCACCATGCTGCCGGTCGAGGAATACACCGAAGGTCACTACATCTTCATGGCCACCGCCAACGGCACCGTGAAGAAGACCCCGCTCGAGTCCTTCAGTCGTCAACGCAGCGTGGGCCTGATCGCCCTGGAGCTGGACGAAGGCGACGTACTGATTTCCGCTGCCATCACCGATGGCGAGCGTGAAGTCATGTTGTTCTCCGACGGCGGCAAGGTCACTCGCTTCAAGGAATCCGACGTTCGCGCCATGGGCCGTACTGCCCGCGGTGTGCGTGGCATGCGTCTGCCGGAAGGGCAGAAGCTGATTTCCATGCTGATCCCGGAAGAAGGCAGCCAGATCCTCACAGCTTCGGCCCGTGGCTACGGCAAGCGTACCGCCATCAGCGAGTTCCCTGAGTACAAACGTGGTGGTCAAGGTGTTATCGCCATGGTCAGCAACGATCGTAACGGCCGCCTGGTCGGTGCGGTCCAGGTGCTCGATGGCGAGGAAATCATGCTGATTTCCGACCAGGGCACCCTGGTGCGTACCCGTGTTGATGAAGTGTCGAGCCTGGGCCGTAACACCCAGGGCGTGACCTTGATCAAGCTGGCCAGCGACGAAACCCTGGTTGGCCTGGAGCGTGTCCAGGAGCCGTCGGAAGTCGAAGGCGAAGAGTTTGAAGGCGAGGAAGGGATTGAGCTCGAGGGCCAGGTGATCGGTGGTGCTGATGACGGCATCGACGAGCAACCACTCGACGCTGCCGCAGACGAAGAAGAGCCGCAGGAATAA
- the serC gene encoding 3-phosphoserine/phosphohydroxythreonine transaminase, whose product MSKRAYNFCAGPAALPEAVLQRAQDELLDWHGKGLSVMEMSHRSDEFVSIATKAEQDMRDLLGIPSDYKVLFLQGGASQQFAQLPLNLLPEDGTADYIDTGIWSQKAIEEASRYGNVNVAGTAKPYDYFAIPGQNEWKLSKDAAYVHYVQNETIGGLEFDWVPEVGDVPLVCDMSSDILSRPIDVSRYGMIYAGAQKNIGPSGILVNIIREDLLGRARSLCPTMLNYKVAADNGSMYNTPPAFAWYLSGLVFEWLKEQGGVAAMGKLNEEKKRTLYDFIDASGLYSNPINLTDRSWMNVPFRLADDRLDKPFLAGADERGLLNLKGHRSVGGMRASIYNAVDLNAVKALVAYMVEFEKEHG is encoded by the coding sequence GTGAGCAAGAGAGCCTATAACTTCTGTGCCGGTCCCGCGGCGCTTCCTGAAGCAGTCCTGCAGCGCGCGCAGGATGAACTCCTCGACTGGCATGGAAAAGGCCTCTCCGTGATGGAAATGAGCCATCGCAGCGATGAGTTCGTGTCCATCGCCACCAAGGCCGAGCAGGATATGCGCGACTTGCTGGGCATTCCGTCCGACTACAAAGTGTTGTTCCTGCAGGGTGGTGCGAGCCAGCAGTTCGCCCAACTGCCGCTGAACCTGTTGCCGGAAGATGGCACTGCCGACTATATCGACACCGGTATCTGGTCGCAGAAGGCCATCGAAGAGGCGTCGCGCTACGGCAACGTCAACGTGGCGGGTACTGCCAAGCCATACGACTACTTCGCGATTCCCGGTCAGAACGAGTGGAAGCTGTCGAAGGATGCGGCCTACGTGCACTACGTGCAGAACGAGACCATTGGCGGCCTGGAATTTGACTGGGTTCCAGAGGTGGGTGATGTTCCTTTGGTGTGCGACATGTCTTCGGACATTCTCTCGCGCCCGATCGATGTGTCCCGCTACGGCATGATCTACGCCGGTGCCCAGAAGAACATCGGCCCGAGCGGCATCCTGGTCAATATCATCCGTGAAGACCTGCTGGGTCGTGCGCGTTCGCTGTGCCCGACCATGCTCAACTACAAGGTCGCGGCCGATAACGGCTCGATGTACAACACCCCGCCAGCCTTCGCCTGGTACCTGTCGGGCCTGGTGTTTGAATGGCTGAAAGAGCAGGGCGGTGTGGCCGCTATGGGCAAGCTTAACGAAGAGAAGAAACGTACCCTGTACGACTTCATCGACGCCAGCGGCCTTTACAGCAACCCGATCAACCTGACCGACCGCTCGTGGATGAACGTGCCGTTCCGTCTGGCTGACGATCGCCTGGACAAGCCGTTCCTGGCCGGCGCCGACGAGCGCGGCCTGCTGAACCTCAAGGGCCACCGTTCGGTAGGTGGCATGCGCGCCTCCATCTATAACGCTGTCGACCTCAACGCCGTAAAGGCGCTGGTGGCCTACATGGTAGAGTTCGAAAAGGAACACGGCTAA
- the pheA gene encoding prephenate dehydratase → MSEQELKALRVRIDALDTKVLELISERARCAQEVARVKMASLAEGEVPVFYRPEREAQVLKRVMERNQGPLGNEEMARLFREIMSSCLALEQPLKVAYLGPEGTFTQAAAMKHFGHAVISKPMAAIDEVFREVAAGAVNFGVVPVENSTEGAVNHTLDSFLEHDMVICGEVELRIHHHLLVGENTKTDSISRIYSHAQSLAQCRKWLDAHYPNVERVAVSSNAEAAKRVKGEWNSAAIAGDMAAGLYGLTRLAEKIEDRPDNSTRFLMIGSQEVPPTGDDKTSIIVSMSNKPGALHELLVPFHDNGIDLTRIETRPSRSGKWTYVFFIDFVGHHRDPLVKGVLEKISQEAVALKVLGSYPKAVL, encoded by the coding sequence ATGTCTGAGCAAGAACTCAAGGCTCTGCGCGTACGCATTGATGCCCTGGACACCAAGGTCCTGGAGCTGATCAGTGAGCGTGCGCGGTGCGCCCAGGAAGTTGCGCGGGTGAAAATGGCCTCCCTGGCGGAAGGCGAAGTGCCGGTTTTCTACCGTCCGGAGCGTGAAGCCCAAGTGCTCAAGCGCGTGATGGAGCGTAACCAGGGGCCGTTGGGTAATGAAGAGATGGCGCGGTTGTTCCGTGAAATCATGTCTTCCTGCCTGGCCCTTGAGCAGCCATTGAAAGTGGCTTACCTCGGCCCTGAGGGCACCTTCACCCAGGCTGCGGCCATGAAGCACTTTGGCCATGCCGTGATCAGCAAGCCGATGGCGGCGATCGATGAAGTGTTCCGCGAAGTGGCGGCAGGTGCGGTGAACTTTGGCGTAGTGCCGGTGGAAAACTCCACCGAAGGCGCAGTCAACCACACCCTCGATAGCTTCCTTGAGCACGACATGGTGATCTGCGGCGAAGTCGAGCTGCGTATTCACCACCACCTGTTGGTGGGGGAAAATACCAAGACCGACAGCATCAGCCGCATCTACTCCCATGCCCAGTCCCTGGCTCAGTGCCGTAAATGGCTGGACGCCCATTACCCGAATGTCGAGCGCGTGGCGGTGTCCAGCAACGCCGAAGCGGCGAAGCGGGTCAAGGGGGAGTGGAACTCGGCAGCGATTGCCGGGGATATGGCGGCCGGTCTGTACGGGTTGACGCGCCTGGCCGAGAAAATCGAGGATCGCCCGGACAACTCCACGCGCTTCCTGATGATCGGTAGTCAGGAAGTGCCGCCTACCGGCGACGACAAGACCTCGATCATCGTCTCCATGAGCAACAAGCCCGGCGCGCTCCATGAGTTACTGGTGCCGTTCCATGACAACGGGATTGACCTGACGCGAATCGAGACTCGTCCTTCGCGCAGCGGTAAATGGACGTATGTGTTCTTTATCGACTTCGTCGGCCATCACCGCGACCCGCTGGTCAAGGGTGTGCTGGAGAAAATCAGTCAGGAAGCCGTGGCACTCAAGGTGCTGGGCTCTTACCCGAAAGCGGTTTTGTGA
- the hisC gene encoding histidinol-phosphate transaminase, with the protein MSGNFLALAQPGVQQLSPYVPGKPVDELARELNLDPSKIVKLASNENPLGPSPKVLAAIRDALVELTRYPDGNGFALKSLLAENCRVDLNQVTLGNGSNDILELVGRAYLAPGLNAVFSEHAFAVYPIVTQAVGAEARVIPAKDWGHDLPAMLAAIDDQTRVVFIANPNNPTGTWFSAEVLDNFLQDVPEHVLVVLDEAYIEYAEGSDLPDGLDFLAAYPNLLVSRTFSKAYGLASLRVGYGLSTAVVADVLNRVRQPFNVNSLALAAACAAVQDAEYLEEGRRLNESGMLQLQEGFRELGLGWIPSKGNFICVDLGQVAAPVFQGLLREGVIVRPVANYGMPNHLRITIGLPAENSRFLEALAKVLDRG; encoded by the coding sequence ATGAGTGGCAACTTCCTCGCCCTGGCGCAGCCGGGCGTGCAACAACTGTCGCCTTACGTTCCGGGCAAGCCTGTGGACGAGCTGGCGCGTGAGTTGAATCTGGACCCGTCGAAGATCGTAAAACTGGCCAGCAACGAAAATCCGCTGGGTCCAAGCCCCAAGGTATTGGCGGCGATTCGCGATGCTCTGGTTGAGTTGACTCGTTATCCCGATGGTAATGGCTTTGCGCTCAAGTCGCTGTTGGCAGAAAACTGCCGCGTTGACCTGAACCAGGTGACCCTGGGTAATGGTTCCAACGACATCCTTGAGCTGGTCGGTCGTGCCTATCTGGCGCCGGGCCTGAATGCGGTGTTCAGTGAGCATGCGTTTGCGGTCTATCCGATCGTCACTCAGGCCGTTGGCGCTGAGGCGCGCGTGATTCCTGCGAAGGATTGGGGTCATGACCTGCCGGCCATGCTGGCGGCCATTGATGACCAGACCCGTGTCGTGTTTATCGCCAACCCGAACAACCCGACCGGCACCTGGTTCAGCGCCGAGGTGCTGGACAACTTCCTGCAAGACGTGCCGGAGCACGTGCTGGTGGTCCTGGACGAGGCTTATATTGAGTACGCCGAAGGCAGCGACCTGCCGGATGGCCTGGACTTCCTTGCGGCTTATCCGAACCTGCTGGTCTCGCGCACCTTCTCCAAGGCTTACGGCCTGGCGTCGCTGCGGGTCGGCTACGGCCTGTCCACCGCGGTGGTGGCCGATGTGCTGAACCGCGTTCGTCAGCCATTCAACGTCAACAGCCTCGCGCTGGCGGCGGCTTGTGCTGCGGTGCAGGACGCTGAATACCTGGAAGAGGGCCGTCGCCTAAACGAAAGCGGCATGCTGCAGTTGCAGGAAGGTTTCCGTGAGTTGGGCCTGGGCTGGATTCCGTCCAAGGGCAACTTCATCTGTGTCGACCTTGGCCAAGTGGCTGCTCCTGTGTTCCAGGGCCTGCTGCGTGAAGGCGTAATCGTGCGCCCGGTGGCCAACTACGGCATGCCGAACCACCTGCGTATCACCATTGGCTTGCCGGCAGAGAACAGTCGCTTCCTTGAGGCGCTGGCCAAGGTCCTGGATCGTGGTTGA
- a CDS encoding bifunctional prephenate dehydrogenase/3-phosphoshikimate 1-carboxyvinyltransferase → MIGRLVVVGLGLIGGSFAKGLRESGLCGEVVGVDLDPQSRKLAVELGVVDRCEADLAVACQGADVIQLAVPILAMEKLLVLLAGMDLGQAILTDVGSAKGNVVRAARLAFGGMPARFVPGHPIAGSEQSGVEASNAQLFRRHKVILTPLDETDSAALAMVDRLWRELGADVEHMQVERHDEVLAATSHLPHLLAFGLVDSLAKRNENLDIFRYAAGGFRDFTRIAGSDPVMWHDIFLANREAVLRTLDTFRSDLDALRDAVDAGDGHQLLGVFTRARVAREHFSKILARRAYMDTVVNADNLVFLASPGGRLSGRIRVPGDKSISHRSIMLGSLANGITEVEGFLEGEDALATLQAFRDMGVVIEGPHHGRVTIHGVGLHGLKPAPGPIYLGNSGTSMRLLSGLLAAQSFDSVLTGDASLSKRPMSRVAKPLREMGAVIETGPEGRPPLTIRGGQTLKGLTYTLPMASAQVKSCLLLAGLYAEGKTAITEPAPTRDHTERMLRGFGYPVEVAGATASVEPGHALTATHIEVPGDISSSAFFLVAASIAEGSELFLEHVGVNPTRTGVIDILRLMGADITLENPRVVGGEPVADLRVRAAALSGIEIPEALVPLAIDEFPVLFIAAACAAGRTVLRGAGELRVKESDRIQVMADGLLALGVKCEPTPDGIIIDGGLMGGGEVHSHGDHRIAMAFSVASLRAAAPIRIHDCANVATSFPNFLTLCAQVGIRVAQEAQL, encoded by the coding sequence ATGATCGGTCGCTTGGTGGTGGTCGGTCTGGGATTGATCGGTGGTTCCTTCGCCAAGGGCTTGCGTGAAAGCGGTCTGTGCGGCGAGGTGGTTGGTGTGGACCTGGATCCGCAATCGCGCAAGCTGGCAGTTGAGCTGGGTGTGGTGGATCGCTGTGAGGCTGATCTGGCGGTTGCCTGTCAGGGCGCGGACGTCATTCAGTTGGCGGTGCCGATCCTGGCCATGGAGAAGCTGCTGGTGCTGTTGGCTGGCATGGACCTGGGGCAGGCAATCCTGACGGATGTCGGCAGTGCCAAGGGCAATGTGGTGCGAGCGGCGCGGCTGGCCTTTGGTGGTATGCCGGCGCGGTTTGTGCCGGGCCATCCGATCGCAGGCTCCGAGCAGAGTGGGGTAGAGGCGTCCAACGCGCAGCTGTTCCGTCGCCATAAGGTGATTCTGACGCCGTTGGATGAAACGGATTCAGCGGCCTTGGCGATGGTTGATCGGCTTTGGCGTGAGCTGGGGGCGGACGTCGAGCATATGCAGGTCGAGCGACACGATGAAGTGTTGGCTGCGACCAGTCATTTGCCGCATCTGCTGGCGTTTGGCCTGGTGGACTCCCTGGCCAAGCGCAACGAGAACCTCGATATTTTCCGCTATGCCGCCGGTGGCTTCCGCGATTTCACAAGGATCGCCGGCAGTGACCCCGTCATGTGGCATGACATCTTCCTCGCCAACCGCGAAGCAGTGTTGCGCACCCTGGATACCTTTCGTAGCGACCTTGACGCCTTGCGCGATGCGGTTGATGCGGGTGATGGTCATCAGTTGTTGGGCGTGTTCACTCGTGCTCGGGTGGCGCGGGAGCATTTCAGCAAGATTCTGGCGCGCCGGGCTTACATGGACACGGTCGTGAATGCCGATAACCTGGTTTTTCTCGCCAGCCCGGGTGGTCGTCTGAGTGGGCGGATTCGGGTGCCGGGGGATAAGTCGATCTCCCATCGATCGATCATGCTGGGGTCCCTGGCGAACGGTATCACCGAAGTCGAAGGCTTCCTTGAGGGCGAAGATGCCCTGGCAACGCTGCAGGCTTTCCGTGACATGGGCGTGGTGATTGAAGGCCCGCATCACGGGCGCGTCACCATTCATGGTGTTGGCTTGCATGGCTTGAAGCCAGCGCCTGGCCCGATCTATCTAGGCAACTCTGGCACTTCCATGCGGCTGTTGTCCGGTTTACTGGCGGCGCAGAGTTTCGACAGTGTCTTGACGGGGGATGCGTCGCTGTCTAAGCGCCCAATGAGTCGTGTGGCCAAGCCATTACGGGAAATGGGGGCGGTTATCGAGACGGGGCCGGAAGGGCGTCCGCCACTGACGATTCGTGGCGGTCAGACGCTTAAAGGCCTGACCTATACGCTGCCGATGGCCAGCGCCCAGGTGAAATCCTGCCTGCTGTTGGCTGGGCTGTATGCCGAGGGCAAAACGGCTATTACCGAGCCTGCACCTACCCGTGACCATACCGAGCGGATGCTGCGTGGTTTTGGTTATCCGGTGGAGGTGGCGGGTGCTACCGCTTCGGTTGAGCCTGGCCATGCGCTGACCGCGACGCATATCGAAGTGCCAGGAGATATTTCTTCCTCGGCGTTTTTCCTGGTAGCGGCCTCGATTGCCGAAGGCTCCGAGCTGTTCCTTGAGCATGTGGGTGTCAATCCGACCCGTACCGGTGTCATTGATATTCTGCGCTTGATGGGCGCCGATATTACGCTGGAGAATCCGCGGGTAGTGGGCGGCGAGCCTGTGGCCGACTTGCGTGTACGGGCGGCTGCGTTGAGCGGGATCGAGATTCCAGAGGCGTTGGTGCCACTGGCTATCGACGAATTCCCCGTGTTGTTCATTGCTGCGGCGTGCGCAGCAGGACGAACGGTGCTGCGCGGAGCCGGGGAGTTGCGGGTCAAGGAGTCTGACCGGATCCAGGTCATGGCCGATGGCCTCCTGGCGTTGGGTGTGAAGTGTGAACCGACTCCTGATGGGATTATCATTGATGGCGGCCTGATGGGCGGCGGCGAAGTCCATTCTCATGGCGATCATCGGATTGCCATGGCGTTCAGCGTGGCTTCCCTGCGTGCTGCTGCGCCGATTCGTATCCATGACTGTGCCAACGTGGCTACGTCTTTTCCGAATTTTCTTACACTGTGTGCCCAAGTCGGCATTCGTGTTGCCCAAGAGGCTCAATTGTGA
- the cmk gene encoding (d)CMP kinase: MNIKAPVITIDGPSGSGKGTIAGILAKRLGWCLLDSGALYRLLAFAARNHGVDLTNEESLKLLAAHLDVQFLGATEGHPQRIILEGDDVTDDLRNEQVGAWASQVAALPAVRDALLQRQRAFQEPPGLVADGRDMGTVVFPEAPLKIFLTASAEERARRRYLQLKGKVDGVSLSSLLDEIRARDERDTQRAVAPLKPAADAIQLDSTELSIEQVLERILSEIAIRDITG; this comes from the coding sequence GTGAATATCAAAGCACCGGTGATTACCATCGACGGGCCAAGCGGCTCGGGCAAAGGCACGATCGCCGGCATCCTGGCCAAGCGCCTGGGCTGGTGCCTGCTGGATTCCGGGGCGTTGTACCGCCTGCTGGCGTTCGCGGCGCGTAACCATGGTGTCGATCTGACCAACGAAGAATCTCTCAAGCTGCTGGCGGCGCACCTCGATGTGCAGTTTCTCGGGGCGACGGAAGGTCACCCGCAACGCATCATCCTAGAAGGGGACGATGTTACCGACGACTTGCGTAATGAGCAGGTGGGTGCCTGGGCTTCCCAGGTGGCGGCATTGCCGGCGGTACGTGATGCCTTGCTGCAGCGCCAACGGGCGTTTCAGGAGCCGCCGGGTCTTGTAGCGGATGGTCGCGACATGGGCACGGTAGTGTTTCCCGAGGCTCCGTTGAAGATTTTCCTGACCGCCAGCGCCGAGGAACGAGCCCGTCGCCGATACTTGCAGTTGAAGGGCAAAGTCGATGGTGTTAGTCTGTCGAGTCTGCTAGATGAGATCCGTGCACGCGATGAGCGTGACACCCAGCGTGCGGTAGCCCCGCTAAAGCCGGCGGCTGACGCCATACAGCTGGATTCCACGGAGTTGTCCATTGAGCAGGTGCTGGAACGCATCTTGAGTGAAATCGCCATTCGCGATATCACCGGGTGA
- the rpsA gene encoding 30S ribosomal protein S1, whose amino-acid sequence MSESFAELFEESLKTLNLQAGSIITGVIVDIDYQARWVTVHAGLKSEALIPLEQFYNDAGDLTINVGDEVHVALDSVEDGFGETKLSREKAKRAECWIVLEAAFAAEEVVKGVINGKVKGGFTVDVNGIRAFLPGSLVDVRPVRDTTHLEGKELEFKVIKLDQKRNNVVVSRRSVLEAENSAEREALLESLQEGQQVKGIVKNLTDYGAFVDLGGVDGLLHITDMAWKRIKHPSEIVNVGDEIDVKVLKYDRERNRVSLGLKQLGEDPWVAIKARYPESTRVTARVTNLTDYGCFAELEEGVEGLVHVSEMDWTNKNIHPSKVVQVGDEVEVMVLDIDEERRRISLGIKQCKSNPWEDFSGQFNKGDKISGTIKSITDFGIFIGLDGGIDGLVHLSDISWNEVGEEAVRRFKKGDELDTVILSVDPERERISLGIKQLESDPFSEYVQENDKGAIVKGIVKEVDAKGAIITLADDIEATLKASEISRDRVEDARNVLKVGEEVEAKIISVDRKSRLISLSIKSKDDAEEKEAIQSLKTAPEAAAPGETTMAALLREAMAKQN is encoded by the coding sequence ATGAGCGAAAGCTTTGCGGAACTCTTTGAAGAAAGCCTAAAAACCCTGAACCTTCAGGCTGGCTCCATCATCACCGGTGTTATCGTTGATATCGATTACCAAGCTCGCTGGGTAACCGTTCACGCTGGTCTGAAGTCTGAAGCACTCATCCCGCTTGAGCAGTTCTACAACGACGCTGGCGACCTGACTATCAATGTCGGTGACGAAGTTCACGTTGCGCTGGACTCGGTTGAAGACGGCTTCGGTGAAACCAAGCTCTCCCGTGAAAAAGCCAAGCGCGCTGAATGCTGGATTGTTCTGGAAGCAGCCTTCGCAGCTGAAGAAGTGGTCAAGGGCGTTATCAACGGTAAGGTTAAAGGCGGCTTCACTGTCGACGTTAACGGCATCCGTGCGTTCCTGCCAGGTTCTTTGGTCGACGTTCGTCCAGTGCGCGACACCACGCACCTGGAAGGCAAAGAGCTCGAATTCAAGGTCATCAAGCTCGACCAGAAGCGCAACAACGTTGTCGTTTCCCGTCGCAGCGTCCTGGAAGCAGAGAACTCCGCCGAGCGTGAAGCTCTGCTGGAATCCCTGCAGGAAGGCCAACAAGTCAAAGGTATCGTCAAAAACCTCACCGATTACGGCGCATTCGTCGATCTGGGTGGCGTCGATGGCCTGCTGCACATTACCGACATGGCTTGGAAGCGTATCAAGCATCCATCGGAAATCGTCAATGTTGGCGACGAGATCGATGTCAAGGTTCTGAAGTACGATCGTGAGCGCAACCGTGTCTCCCTGGGCTTGAAGCAGCTGGGCGAAGATCCATGGGTCGCTATCAAAGCTCGTTACCCAGAAAGCACTCGCGTAACCGCGCGCGTTACCAACCTGACCGACTACGGCTGCTTTGCTGAGCTGGAAGAAGGCGTGGAAGGCCTGGTACACGTTTCCGAAATGGACTGGACCAACAAGAACATCCACCCTTCGAAAGTCGTACAAGTCGGCGACGAAGTGGAAGTTATGGTTCTGGACATCGATGAAGAGCGTCGTCGTATCTCCTTGGGCATCAAGCAGTGCAAATCTAACCCATGGGAAGATTTCTCTGGCCAGTTCAACAAGGGCGATAAAATCTCCGGCACCATCAAGTCGATCACCGATTTCGGTATCTTCATTGGTCTGGACGGCGGCATCGACGGCCTGGTTCACCTGTCCGACATCTCCTGGAACGAAGTGGGCGAAGAAGCTGTTCGTCGTTTCAAGAAGGGCGACGAGCTGGACACCGTTATCCTGTCGGTTGACCCAGAGCGCGAGCGCATCTCCCTGGGTATCAAGCAACTGGAAAGCGATCCGTTCTCCGAGTACGTTCAAGAGAACGATAAAGGCGCCATCGTTAAAGGCATCGTGAAGGAAGTTGACGCTAAAGGCGCCATCATCACTCTGGCCGACGATATCGAAGCGACTCTGAAAGCCTCCGAAATCAGCCGTGACCGCGTTGAAGACGCGCGTAACGTTCTGAAAGTTGGCGAAGAAGTAGAAGCCAAGATCATCAGCGTTGACCGCAAGAGCCGCTTGATCTCCCTCTCCATCAAGTCGAAAGACGATGCTGAAGAGAAAGAAGCAATCCAGAGCCTGAAAACGGCCCCGGAAGCTGCTGCACCTGGTGAAACCACCATGGCTGCACTGCTGCGCGAAGCAATGGCTAAGCAGAACTAA
- the ihfB gene encoding integration host factor subunit beta — protein sequence MTKSELIERIVTHQGLLSSKDVELAIKTMLEQMSQCLATGDRIEIRGFGSFSLHYRAPRVGRNPKTGQSVSLDGKFVPHFKPGKELRDRVNEDEEGVV from the coding sequence ATGACGAAGTCGGAGTTGATCGAACGAATTGTCACCCATCAAGGGCTGCTCTCATCCAAGGATGTGGAGTTGGCCATCAAGACTATGCTTGAACAAATGTCCCAATGCCTCGCTACCGGCGATCGCATCGAAATTCGCGGGTTTGGCAGCTTCTCACTGCACTATCGTGCGCCCCGGGTCGGCCGTAACCCGAAGACCGGGCAGTCCGTCAGTCTTGACGGCAAATTCGTGCCCCACTTTAAGCCGGGTAAGGAATTGCGGGATCGGGTGAACGAAGACGAAGAAGGCGTCGTCTGA